One genomic region from Brevinematales bacterium encodes:
- the trpS gene encoding tryptophan--tRNA ligase: protein MRILSGMRSTGYLHLGNYVGALKNWVELQSEFDAFYMVADLHGLTSSPTVFKEQANDYIYNMVVDWVAAGLDPKKSVLFLQSDVPEHSELFTLLSMITPVSWCERNPTFKEQKEELSGKDVDNMGFLGYPVLQAADIVLYQADRVPVGKDQLPHLEITREIVRRFNFLYKTDVLKEPEPILGKVTKLNGLDGRKMSKSYDNAIYLRDDEETMRKKVMSMVTDVKRIKRNDPGHPDECNLFPYYLAFSSDQNLIDGVRSDCESAAIGCVDCKKKLIETMKTYFEDFYKKRTELATRKDMVNDIMRDGAIRAGKAARETMELVRAAIGINSKNRYMG, encoded by the coding sequence ATGAGAATTCTGAGCGGAATGAGATCTACCGGATACCTGCATCTCGGGAATTATGTCGGCGCACTCAAGAACTGGGTGGAACTTCAATCCGAATTCGACGCGTTTTATATGGTCGCCGACCTGCATGGGCTGACCTCCAGCCCGACCGTATTTAAGGAACAGGCAAATGATTATATTTATAATATGGTTGTTGACTGGGTCGCGGCCGGGCTCGATCCCAAAAAATCGGTGCTTTTCCTGCAATCGGATGTCCCCGAGCATTCGGAACTTTTTACCCTGCTTTCCATGATCACCCCTGTCAGCTGGTGCGAACGCAACCCGACGTTTAAGGAACAGAAGGAAGAACTTTCCGGAAAGGACGTTGATAATATGGGATTTCTGGGGTATCCCGTCCTGCAGGCCGCGGATATCGTATTATACCAGGCTGACCGCGTCCCGGTCGGGAAAGACCAGCTTCCGCATCTGGAAATCACCCGCGAAATTGTCAGGCGGTTCAATTTTTTATATAAGACCGATGTGCTCAAGGAGCCCGAACCTATACTCGGCAAGGTGACTAAGCTGAACGGTCTCGACGGGCGCAAGATGAGTAAATCGTATGATAACGCAATCTACCTCCGCGACGATGAAGAGACGATGCGGAAAAAGGTGATGTCTATGGTGACCGACGTCAAACGTATCAAGCGAAACGACCCAGGGCATCCCGACGAATGCAATCTTTTCCCGTACTATCTCGCGTTCTCCTCCGATCAGAATTTGATCGATGGGGTACGTTCCGATTGTGAAAGCGCCGCGATAGGGTGTGTGGACTGTAAAAAGAAGCTGATTGAGACCATGAAAACGTATTTCGAGGATTTTTATAAAAAACGTACCGAACTTGCGACACGGAAGGATATGGTCAATGATATTATGCGCGACGGGGCGATACGCGCGGGGAAAGCCGCTCGTGAGACAATGGAACTTGTCCGTGCTGCGATCGGAATAAATTCAAAAAACAGATATATGGGATAG